CTCTTTCATTTCCTTAAGACGCTGATACTCCGGGTCTCCATTATCCTCCGGAAAAGGAGTATGCAGCACACAAAAAGAAGACCCTCCTATCGGAGGCTCCAGACATTTTTTTCCGTTTCGAAAAGTATATTCACACAAAAATTATCACCACATTTTCACGTAGATATCGGGATACAAATGCATGATATTGGGATTGCCATGAGGCACCATAAATGTGAGGACACACCACCTGAGAAAAATATAAGCCATATAAAAATTACTATTACCCCAATTAAGGCAGGGAAGATCCAACACGAGATCGGGAGGCCCCTGCAACAGGAATTAAAATTCCAGGGATTCTCCAGGTAAACAATCGATCAGTACCCAAAATATGCAGCAGATTGGCGGACCGGAGAACACATCAACAAATCGATTTTTTTTCTCAAAAACAAAATTGAAAATTTTTAAGGAGGAAAAAAATGTCTCTTAAAATCGGTTCGAAGGGGGAACCCGTCCGCGAACTGCAAAGCAAGTTAAAGGAACTCGGATACGACCCCGGAGAAGTAGACGGAGATTACGGGAAATTAACCCGAAAGGCAGTCTCCAAATTCCAGGAAAAGCAAGGACTGGCAATCGACGGCGTCATCGGCCCGGAAAGCGTCAATGCACTCGGAATCAAAACCGTCCTGGAAGAACCGGAACCAGAACGCCTGAAATTCCGCGAATTGCTCCTCTCAAATCCCAATTACTTCGGAAACATCAAAGCGTCCAAGTACAAGGCCGCCAAAAGCAAAAAACAGGACACATCCTTCGAGGAGCTCAAATGTCTCGGATATAACCCGGAATTATCCCAGCTCGAAGCCGTAATCCACATAAAAAAGGACTACGGTTACGGCGGGGACATCTGCTCCTCTGGCACCCCCGAGTATGTACGGTTCTATATCGACTGGAACAACGACGGAAACTGGAAGGACCTGGGATTAGTAAACTTCACCGCACACGACATCCCCGGGGAAAAACCGCTGGAATATGCCGTCACGCTCGACATTATCCCGAAAAAGAAGTTGTGCCGAATCGAAAATCTCCCGAAAGTCAGAGCGATCCTTTCATGGAATCACCCACCGGAGCCTGATGATCCGAATGCAATTCCCGTATGGGGCAACACCATCGACGCAAGAATCCAGATGGACAAATTGAAATTCCTGCTCCTGAACGATTACTCCGACCTGTTCGATAAATATCCCAATACCATTCTCGAACAACTCGACCTGACAAAACCGTTCCCGGTGAAAGAACCCCAAAAATATACGATCGCCGAACTGGCAGAGATCTATAAAGGCACCGCCGTCCCCGCAAACAGGTTCGCCTTCACCCACATCAACAAACTCCTGGCCAAACCCGCAATCCCCGCACCATTAACACTCGAACTCAGCGACTACCTCTCCAAATTCGACATCAAAATCCCGGAAATCATCAAGGAACTGGCAAATTTCGACGGCAACACCAATTACGAAGAACTCAGGTGCGTCGGTTACGACTCCTCCCGGAGGCTGCTGACAGGCGTCCTGACGATCAAACTTCCGGGCGGGTATTCCGGCGGCCTCTGCACCAAAGGCAGCACTGAGTATGTCGCATTCTGGGAGTACGACGAGATCGAAGCCGTCTGGTTATATCTCGGCACCGAATCCGTCAATGTCCACGATATCAGCAGCATACCGAAAGAAGATCTCCAGTATGCCGTATCCCTCAACGTCGACCTAAGCCATCACCGCCGCCCGTGCACTTCCGGACCAAGCGAAGTAAAGATCCGGGCCATACTCTCATGGGAAGTTCCGCCGCCGCCCGCCAATCCCAACTGGGTCCCGAAATACGGAAACCGTGAAGAAACCCGCATCCTTATCAAACCCGGCCCAGTTCCAACAGGAGAGCACACGCCATACATCGAAACCGTAGGCAACATGGCCGTCTGCGACATCAGCCAGGCAACCGGGCTTGCAACCGGAAACGGAATAATCTCCGCCTTCTATGCAGACAGCAGTCCGTTCGGCGGAACGGTAACCATTACCGGTTTTATCGACAATCCGCCCGGGGGCGTCCTCGACGGCGTAGCTACACCGGTGAAGTACAAAATCTCGGTCCGGCCGTATAACCCTGCAGACCCGCAGCCGTGGCAGGACCTCAACGACGGCTTCAATGTAAAAGTCCGCATCAAGGACAACGACACCCATGTCCAGGAAGATTATCCGCAGAAGATCGATCCTGCCGACGGATTTTACACCTATCTCGAAGATCCAGGAATAGTCCTGCCCGGTTCGGGGGCGACACGCGAACGCTACTACGTCCTGCCCGTCCTCGCCTACTGGCAGACCGGTTCGAAAACTGGAATCTGGGAGATCCTCATCGTCGCAAAAGACGTCGACAACCCGGAAATTCCGCCGGGAGTACTTCATTGCGGAGCGGACGGAACAACCCGCTGCATAATAAGAATCTGCCTGGACAACGAATATCCCGTACCCCAGATCGGTCTTACAGGGTACCAGCGTGGCGCCGACCCGACAGTCCACCCGATCGGCACAGGTATTCCCGAAAAATGCGGACGTTTCAAGAAAGGCGATATCCTGCACGGAACCTACAGCGTCAGCGACGAACATTTCGGACAGCTGACCCTGGCCGTTTTCCCGGGCGTACCTGCAGGCGGCGCCACCGTGAATCCGCCTGTAAGAAGTTTCGATATCGTGCCCACGGAAGGAGAATCCGGGACATGGACCCTCGATACAAAATCGATGGACCCATGCGGGTACATCATAAGGCTGTGGGTCCGTGATCGCACGATAGTAAACAGCGGAACCATGGGATTCAGGAGAAGCGACGATGTCGGCTTCTGCCTTGAGAAGACAGACTGAAAATAATTTCAAACCACCTTTTTTTTGATATTAAGACAGAAAATCACCTGATTACAGCCTTTTGACCAGTCCACAATTCATATATAACATCCGAAAGATAGGTGTATAAAGCCCCCCCGGCCAACGGAAATCCGGGAATAAAATGGTAAAATAATGCTTAATAAAACGGAAATGGATCTTCTGAGATCCCTCAATACAAAAACCACAAAAAAACACATCGGCCCGAGACTGGCAAAGCTTTCAGTCTTTTATAAAAAGACAATAACCTAGAAAACACCCTTTTTTCCTGAAAACCTTACAAGGATTAGAAAAGTGAAACGGCCGCCGGACTGAGGTCCGTAAGCCTCACAGCGACAATATTGATTCAATTCAACGATAAATATGATAAATTATTCAGAGACCCAGAAAGAGATCACATTAAAGATAGATTCGGAAGGAACCCTTTCGAAATGGAGAGACTGGAGATGGCAGCTCAGCCATACGATAAGAGACCTCGATACGTTCGAAAAGATCACGGGGATCTCGTTTCCGGACGAAAAATACGACGAACTTAAAGAGACGCTGGAAAAATTTCCGCTGGCGATAACACCTTATTACCTTTCGCTGATCGAGACGGAGGACTATGAAAACGATCCGATATTCATGCAGTCCTTCCCTTCGGTGCATGAACTAGACGTAATCGGGGAAGACCTTGCCGACCCCCTCGACGAGGATCGCGACAGCCCGGTTGAAGGGATTACGCACAGGTACCCCGACAGGGTGCTCTTCCTCGTCAGCAACAAATGCGCAATGTACTGCCGGCACTGCACACGAAAGAGAAAAGTCGGAGACATAGAGTACATCCCTGATAAGGACCAGATCAGCAAAGGGATCGATTACATCAGCAACAACCCGCAGGTGAGGGATGTTCTCCTGTCCGGCGGAGACCCTCTCCTTCTCGACGACTCGTACCTCGAATGGATACTATCGGAGCTTACGGAAATCCCCCACGTGGAGATCGTCCGTATCGGCAGCCGCCTGCCCGCCGTTCTCCCGTACAGGATCGACGAAAACCTCGTCGAGATGCTCAAACAGTACCATCCCATATGGATCAACACGCAGTTCAACCACCCGAGAGAGATCACGAGCTCGTCCACCGAAGCGTTAAGAAAGCTCGCAGACGGCGGAGTCCCGCTTGGAAACCAGTCCGTCCTCCTCGCGGGCGTAAACGACTGCCCGAGGATCATGAAGACGCTCGTGCAGAAACTCGTCATGAACAGGGTTCGGCCCTACTACATGTACCAGTGCGACCTCTCCGAAGGGCTCTCGCATTTCAGGACGCCCGTCGGCAAAGGCATAGAGATCATCGAAAGCCTGAGAGGGCATACATCCGGACTCGCCGTTCCGACCTATGTAATCGATGCCCCCGGAGGGGGAGGAAAGATCCCGCTTATGCCCAACTACCTCATCTCGTGGTCCACGAACAAGGTCGTTCTCAGGAACTACGAAGGAGTGATCTGCACCTACAAAGAGCCCGACAACTACGAGTCCGTCTTCTGCAACAGGAAGTGCGATGACTGCACCCTCCAGCTGAAACTCGACAATGCCGACGAGTCGAAGTCCATCGGGATCGAAAAACTCTTGTGCGACTATGACGATACGATCGCCCTGTATCCCGAGAACAACGAGAGGATGGAGAGAAGAGATGAAAAATGACGTTGTTTGCACTATCGGGAATTCGGTAATCCAGCACGGGAAATTAAACGACAGGGTATATCTCATGAAACTCTCACCCGATGATATCCCGGTGATAGTTGCGGAGATGATAGACGGCATTGCGGAAAAATACGGATACTCGAAGTCGTTTGCAAAAGTTCACGGGGATGCCGCAGATATATTCGCAGAAAACGGCTATAAGACCGAAGCCGTCGTCCCGGGATTTTTCAGCGGCAAAAGCGACGGGTACTTCATCTCGAAATATTACCGTCCCGAAAGAGGAGAGATCGAGGAATCCTGCAAAGATGAGATCGAAAGAATACTCGGGGATACGGAAAAGATCCGTGACACGGGAACCCCGGATAAAGACAGAAAAGATCCCGGAATAAGAATAGCCGGGGAAGAGGATGCAGATGCACTCGCCGAATTATACGGCCGGGTCTTCGAGAGCTATCCTTTCCCGATCCATGATCCGGGCTACATCCGGGAGACGATGAACGAGAACATCAGCTATTTCGGCATATGGGAGGACGATATGCTTCTTGCGGCCTCATCGTGCGAGACCGACATCTCCGGCCAAAACGTAGAGATGACGGACTTCGCGGTTTCCCCTGAATGCCGGGGCAAAGGATATGCGGGTCTTCTTCTCGATGCGATGGAGAATGAGATGAAAAAAGACGGGTTCATCACATCCTATACAATTGCAAGAGCGGCACACGAACCGGTGAACCGTCTCTTCGCCCGATCCGGCTACAGCTACTGCGGGACTCTGAAGAACAATACCAATATCTGCGGATCGTTCGAATCGATGAACGTCTGGTACAAAAAAATAGATTGATTTCAGGATGAGCCTGTCTCATCTCTCCAGTAGGGATTTACGAGCGAGAGAAGAACGGTTTTGTCGTTATCATTGTTCCTGAATTCCCGGGAGACACCTTTCGGGATCAGTACTGCCTGTCCCTTTCTCACCGTATATTTATTGTCCCCGGACGAGACCTCTATCTCTCCTTCAAGGACGTAATCGAGTTCGTCCGATCCTGTAAGGACTTCGGGCGGAATCGATGCACCCGGTGAGAATTCGGCGATGGCGATACTGTATTCGGTTGAAACCGCATCGGCAGGCAGTGTCATTACTCCGCGGTTCACGACCGCATGAATATTGACTCCGTCAGACGGGTTCCATTCCTCGTTCTCCTCCGGGTTCGAGATGAAGATCTCCGGGTGGCTCTTATACGATATGTTCCCGGCATCTCCGTCGACCGGGATGTCGTTTTCGTACTTATAATACGGTTGAACAATAGTCAGGTAAACGAGATTGGTGTCGCCCGCGTTCATAAACGACTGGACCGATCCTGCGGGTATCAGGACCGCCCGGCCGGACGAGAGTTCACACTCCTGGCCGTCGATTGTAATCACGCCCCCACCCGAGATAACGTAAATTACCTCATCCGAACCGAGAAGATAATGGAGTGGAGTACCGTTCCCCGGGGGGATAACGACATAGCCGATACTGATATCGGTCTCCTCCGGAATGTTCATCTTTTCAAGAACCGCGGGGGAGAAAAACTCAACCAGGCTTCCTTCGCCGCCGAAGAGAGAAATTCCTTCGAGATCGTTCTGGTCGATTATGTATAGGGTTCCGTTCTGCCCGGAGCCTGCCGGGGTTCCGCCGGAATCCCCTGTCCCCGTGCATCCCGCAATTATGAAAGAAAAACAGGCAATCGCAACTACTGCAAAAATTACCGGATACGAATTCATCAGGAGTAATTATCTCTTTTTTTTGATTTTATTGATGTCGATGTGAAGAGTGCAGGATCTCTCCGTTTTTTATATTGTCTTTCAAACGTG
The window above is part of the Methanolacinia paynteri genome. Proteins encoded here:
- a CDS encoding peptidoglycan-binding domain-containing protein; the protein is MSLKIGSKGEPVRELQSKLKELGYDPGEVDGDYGKLTRKAVSKFQEKQGLAIDGVIGPESVNALGIKTVLEEPEPERLKFRELLLSNPNYFGNIKASKYKAAKSKKQDTSFEELKCLGYNPELSQLEAVIHIKKDYGYGGDICSSGTPEYVRFYIDWNNDGNWKDLGLVNFTAHDIPGEKPLEYAVTLDIIPKKKLCRIENLPKVRAILSWNHPPEPDDPNAIPVWGNTIDARIQMDKLKFLLLNDYSDLFDKYPNTILEQLDLTKPFPVKEPQKYTIAELAEIYKGTAVPANRFAFTHINKLLAKPAIPAPLTLELSDYLSKFDIKIPEIIKELANFDGNTNYEELRCVGYDSSRRLLTGVLTIKLPGGYSGGLCTKGSTEYVAFWEYDEIEAVWLYLGTESVNVHDISSIPKEDLQYAVSLNVDLSHHRRPCTSGPSEVKIRAILSWEVPPPPANPNWVPKYGNREETRILIKPGPVPTGEHTPYIETVGNMAVCDISQATGLATGNGIISAFYADSSPFGGTVTITGFIDNPPGGVLDGVATPVKYKISVRPYNPADPQPWQDLNDGFNVKVRIKDNDTHVQEDYPQKIDPADGFYTYLEDPGIVLPGSGATRERYYVLPVLAYWQTGSKTGIWEILIVAKDVDNPEIPPGVLHCGADGTTRCIIRICLDNEYPVPQIGLTGYQRGADPTVHPIGTGIPEKCGRFKKGDILHGTYSVSDEHFGQLTLAVFPGVPAGGATVNPPVRSFDIVPTEGESGTWTLDTKSMDPCGYIIRLWVRDRTIVNSGTMGFRRSDDVGFCLEKTD
- the kamA gene encoding lysine 2,3-aminomutase, translating into MINYSETQKEITLKIDSEGTLSKWRDWRWQLSHTIRDLDTFEKITGISFPDEKYDELKETLEKFPLAITPYYLSLIETEDYENDPIFMQSFPSVHELDVIGEDLADPLDEDRDSPVEGITHRYPDRVLFLVSNKCAMYCRHCTRKRKVGDIEYIPDKDQISKGIDYISNNPQVRDVLLSGGDPLLLDDSYLEWILSELTEIPHVEIVRIGSRLPAVLPYRIDENLVEMLKQYHPIWINTQFNHPREITSSSTEALRKLADGGVPLGNQSVLLAGVNDCPRIMKTLVQKLVMNRVRPYYMYQCDLSEGLSHFRTPVGKGIEIIESLRGHTSGLAVPTYVIDAPGGGGKIPLMPNYLISWSTNKVVLRNYEGVICTYKEPDNYESVFCNRKCDDCTLQLKLDNADESKSIGIEKLLCDYDDTIALYPENNERMERRDEK
- the ablB gene encoding putative beta-lysine N-acetyltransferase; this translates as MKNDVVCTIGNSVIQHGKLNDRVYLMKLSPDDIPVIVAEMIDGIAEKYGYSKSFAKVHGDAADIFAENGYKTEAVVPGFFSGKSDGYFISKYYRPERGEIEESCKDEIERILGDTEKIRDTGTPDKDRKDPGIRIAGEEDADALAELYGRVFESYPFPIHDPGYIRETMNENISYFGIWEDDMLLAASSCETDISGQNVEMTDFAVSPECRGKGYAGLLLDAMENEMKKDGFITSYTIARAAHEPVNRLFARSGYSYCGTLKNNTNICGSFESMNVWYKKID
- a CDS encoding cupin domain-containing protein; the encoded protein is MNSYPVIFAVVAIACFSFIIAGCTGTGDSGGTPAGSGQNGTLYIIDQNDLEGISLFGGEGSLVEFFSPAVLEKMNIPEETDISIGYVVIPPGNGTPLHYLLGSDEVIYVISGGGVITIDGQECELSSGRAVLIPAGSVQSFMNAGDTNLVYLTIVQPYYKYENDIPVDGDAGNISYKSHPEIFISNPEENEEWNPSDGVNIHAVVNRGVMTLPADAVSTEYSIAIAEFSPGASIPPEVLTGSDELDYVLEGEIEVSSGDNKYTVRKGQAVLIPKGVSREFRNNDNDKTVLLSLVNPYWRDETGSS